In the Mastacembelus armatus chromosome 17, fMasArm1.2, whole genome shotgun sequence genome, one interval contains:
- the pold3 gene encoding DNA polymerase delta subunit 3 produces the protein MDELYLDNIDEFVNDHNKIVTYKWLSLTLGVHVNTAKQMLFHYLDHKRKESSVQLHATYLVSGKCLDNGQTSHKVSVVREEQLEDFKSKMSLIVSVHVYSVQKALLKDSGPLYSVDYDAVKDNLKNCSRYSAIRCTSAVPMSSLELQQVREMQRAPTPEPENKKPGMNGDAGLASKPSTKPQKGIMGMFANKATPKNQDSGKEIKLEQKEDTPLAGGPKSKPAGKASPMMNFFGNQSAKKPDKTVKEEEAAPSTSAAQQQQSSQPEEKQYITAVELPKDTRKDSSKSKRKDDSDSEGEKMEKKKRRRIKNPEPESSDDDFVPESPLQMEEREPSPRPKKEIESVSHSHGHSETKTRKRRRVLKSRTFVDDEGCIVTEKGYESESYSEAEDEVKATKQAPKEPIPSKLPANKEDGKKSQKKTSANTNKGTKQASITGFFQKK, from the exons ATGGACGAGCTTTATCTGGATAATATCGACGAGTTTGTCAATGATCACAACAAGATA GTGACCTATAAATGGTTGAGTCTAACCTTGGGAGTTCATGTCAACACAGCAAAACA AATGCTGTTCCATTACCTGGATCACAAGAGGAAGGAAAGTTCGGTTCAGCTCCATGCCACCTATCTTGTTTCAGGGAAGTGTCTGGACAATGGCCAAACC aGTCACAAGGTGTCAGTTGTCAGAGAGGAGCAGTTGGAAG aTTTTAAATCCAAGATGAGCTTGATAGTCAGCGTCCATGTCTACAGTGTCCAGAAGGCTTTACTGAAAGACAGCGGTCCCCTCTACAGTGTCGACTATGATGCAGTTAAAGACAATCtgaagaactgcagcag GTACAGCGCGATTCGCTGCACCAGTGCAGTGCCCATGTCCTCtttggagctgcagcaggtgagagAAATGCAACGGGCTCCCACACCAGagcctgaaaataaaaagcctGGCATGAATGGAGACGCTGGTCTGGCATCAAAACCTTCCACCAAGCCTCAAAAAGGCATCATGGGAATGTTTGCAAATAAGGCTACTCCTAAGAACCAAGACAGTGGCAAAGAGATTAAGTTGGAGCAAAAAGAAGATACGCCTCTG GCTGGTGGCCCCAAAAGCAAGCCAGCTGGAAAGGCCAGTCCAATGATGAACTTCTTTGGAAACCAATCAGCAA aaAAACCAGACAAAACAGTGAAAGAAGAGGAAGCTGCTCCATCAAcatctgcagcacagcagcaacaaagtTCACAACCTGAAGAAAAGCAATACATCACTGCAGTGGAGCTGCCAAAAGACACAAGGAAAGACTCcag cAAATCCAAGCGAAAAGACGATTCTGACAGTGAAGGGGAGAaaatggagaagaaaaagaggcGAAGGATTAAGAATCCTGAACCAGAAAGCAGTGACGATGATT TTGTTCCAGAGTCTCCACTGCAGATGGAAGAAAGAGAACCATCACCAAGACCTAAAAAGGAGATCGAGTCTGTTTCACATTCACAT GGTCACTCTGAAACAAAGACGAGGAAGAGGAGACGAGTCCTGAAATCTCGTACCTTTGTAGATGACGAAGGATGCATCG TGACAGAGAAAGGCTATGAGAGTGAATCATACTCTGAAGCAGAGGATGAGGTTAAAGCCACCAAACAAGCTCCAAAGGAGCCCATCCCATCAAAACTACCAGCAAATAAAGAAGATGGCAAGAAAAGTCAGAAGAAAACTtcagcaaacacaaataaaggAACTAAACAGGCCTCAATTACAGGATTTTTTCAGAAGAAATAA
- the LOC113134566 gene encoding sodium- and chloride-dependent GABA transporter 3-like produces the protein MMRERRQTEHQSRAGDRGQWASKTEYILVVAGNVVGLGNVWRFPYLCYKYGGGAFLVPYGLLAVVCGTPLFLLETSSGQYTQEGFITCWRKLCPLAQGIGYGYFMMKLYDFSYIIVQVWALVYLAFSFRSQLPWASCDNTWNTANCLGLQTLNLTLAKNHTNATSAATEFWERRVLGMSGGIEELGSVRWELALCLLVSWMFCYFSIWKGVRSSGKVAYFTATFPYVMLLILLIRGLTLPGAWEGIYFYLYPDLHHLANLEVWIEAGSQIFFSYSLTIGTLNVLGSYNHYNNNCYKDCFWLCLLNSGTSFVAGFVVFSVLGFMAQKQGVGVDSVAESGPGLAFITYPQATALMPLPQFWTVCFFLMLVLLAVDTHFVTVESVITSVSDLFPKLFHAPVRHEIFVLVICSSFFLIHLIFVTEGGIYVFQLIDYYGCTRACQDFMTVCQCLALGWMFGAERFFVIIEDMTSQRPSVFFKLCWKYIIPLLSMVRQKIFI, from the exons ATgatgagagaaagaagacaaacaGAACATCAGAGCAGGGCTGGAGACCGAGGACAGTGGGCCAGCAAAACTGAATATATTCTGGTTGTTGCAGGAAATGTGGTGGGCCTGGGCAATGTGTGGAGATTTCCTTATCTCTGCTACAAGTATGGTGGAG GTGCCTTTCTGGTGCCATATGGTCTGTTGGCTGTGGTGTGTGGGACACCTCTGTTCCTGCTGGAGACTTCAAGTGGTCAGTACACCCAGGAAGGATTCATCACCTGTTGGAGGAAACTCTGTCCGCTGGCCCAAG GAATTGGATATGGATACTTCATGATGAAACTATACGACTTTAGCTACATTATAGTCCAAGTCTGGGCTCTCGTCTACCTGGCATTCTCATTCAGATCCCAGCTCCCATGGGCCAGCTGTGACAACACCTGGAACACAG CGAACTGTCTTGGTCTTCAGACTTTAAATCTGACTCTTGCAAAAAACCATACCAACGCCACCTCTGCTGCAACTGAATTCTGGGA GCGGCGGGTGTTGGGAATGTCTGGAGGCATTGAGGAGCTGGGCAGTGTGAGATGGGAGCTGGCTTTGTGTCTCCTGGTCAGCTGGATGTTCTGCTACTTCAGTATTTGGAAAGGTGTCAGATCCTCTGGAAAG GTTGCATATTTCACAGCCACATTCCCATATGTGATGCTCCTGATACTGCTCATCAGGGGCCTGACTCTGCCTGGAGCGTGGGAAGGGATCTATTTTTACCTATATCCAGATTTACACCACCTGGCTAACCTGGAG GTCTGGATTGAGGCAGGATCTCAAATATTCTTCTCTTATAGCCTCACAATAGGGACTCTAAATGTCCTGGGCAGCTACAATCACTACAACAACAACTGTTACAA GGACTGCTTTTGGCTCTGTCTGCTCAACAGTGGGACCAGTTTTGTTGCTGGATTTGTCGTCTTCTCTGTACTTGGATTCATGGCTCAGAAACAGGGTGTTGGTGTTGACAGTGTGGCTGAGTCAG GTCCAGGTTTGGCCTTCATTACTTACCCACAGGCAACAGCTCTGATGCCTTTACCACAGTTTTGGACTGTCTGCTTCTTCCTGATGCTCGTCTTGCTGGCTGTTGACACACAT TTTGTAACGGTAGAGAGTGTTATCACCTCTGTGAGTGACTTGTTTCCGAAGCTATTTCATGCACCAGTGAGACACGAGATCTTTGTCCTTGTCATCTGCTCATCGTTCTTCCTCATACATCTAATTTTCGTCACAGAG GGAGGAATTTATGTATTCCAACTGATTGATTATTACGGCTGCACCAGAGCTTGCCAGGACTTTATGACAGTATGTCAATGCCTAGCTTTAGGCTGGATGTTTG GTGCTGAGCGCTTTTTTGTCATCATTGAGGACATGACAAGCCAGAGACCATCGGTTTTCTTCAAACTGTGCTGGAAGTACATCATTCCCCTGCTGTCTATGGtgagacagaaaatatttatttag
- the LOC113134546 gene encoding sodium- and chloride-dependent betaine transporter-like isoform X1 → MNRERRQTEHQSRAGDRGQWASKTEYILVVAGNVVGLGNVWRFPYLCYKYGGGAFLVPYGLLVVVCGIPLFLLETSSGQYTQEGFITCWRKLCPLAQGIGCGHLVIKLYGFSYIIVEVWALFSLMFSFRSQLPWASCDNTWNTANCVGLQMLNSSSPNVTANQTMLTNTTSAAVEFWERRLLGMSGGIEELGSVRWELALCLLVCWMFCYFSIWKGVRSSGKVAYFTATFPYVLLLILLIRGLTLPGASEGIYFYLYPDLNSLANLEVWIEAGSQICFSYSVAVGTLGVLGSYNRYNNNCYKDCFWLCLLNSGTSFVAGFVVFSVLGFMAQKQGVGVDAVVESGPGLAFITYPQATAMMPLPQFWTVCFFLMLILLTVDTNFVSVECLVTSVSDLFPKLFHKPGRREIFVLLICLFFYLTHLTLVTEGGIYIFQLIDYYGCTRACHYFMALNECLALAWGFGADRIINIIEDMTGQRPSIFFKLCWKYIIPLLSLISFILYLVNYTHLKINNWYIYPDWAYALGWTMTLSSLTMVPLWAAGQMCLTSGTFRQRLSILCRPAEDLVR, encoded by the exons atgaacagagaaagaagacaaacaGAACATCAGAGCAGGGCTGGAGACAGAGGACAGTGGGCCAGCAAAACTGAATATATTCTGGTTGTTGCAGGAAATGTGGTCGGCCTGGGCAATGTGTGGAGATTTCCTTATCTCTGCTACAAGTATGGTGGAG GTGCCTTTCTGGTGCCATATGGTCTGTTGGTTGTGGTGTGTGGGATACCTCTGTTCCTGCTGGAGACTTCAAGTGGTCAGTACACCCAGGAAGGATTCATCACCTGTTGGAGGAAACTCTGTCCACTGGCCCAAG GAATCGGATGTGGACATTTGGTGATCAAACTATATGGGTTCAGCTACATAATAGTCGAAGTCTGGGCTCTCTTTTCCCTGATGTTCTCATTCAGATCCCAGCTCCCCTGGGCCAGCTGTGACAACACGTGGAACACAG CTAACTGTGTTGGTCTTCAGATGTTGAACTCATCTTCACCAAATGTGACAGCAAATCAGACCATGTTGACCAacaccacctctgctgctgttgagtTCTGGGA GCGGAGGCTGTTAGGCATGTCTGGAGGCATTGAGGAGCTGGGCAGTGTGAGATGGGAGCTGGCCTTGTGTCTTCTGGTCTGCTGGATGTTCTGCTACTTCAGCATCTGGAAAGGTGTCAGATCCTCTGGAAAG gtAGCATACTTCACAGCCACTTTCCCCTATGTGCTGCTCCTGATACTGCTCATCAGGGGTCTGACTTTACCTGGAGCATCAGAAGGGATCTATTTCTACCTGTATCCAGACCTTAACAGCCTGGCTAACCTGGag GTCTGGATAGAGGCAGGATCTCAAATTTGCTTCTCCTACAGTGTGGCTGTAGGAACTCTGGGTGTGTTGGGCAGCTATAATAGATACAACAACAACTGTTACAA GGACTGCTTTTGGCTCTGTCTGCTGAACAGTGGGACCAGTTTTGTTGCTGGATTTGTCGTCTTCTCTGTACTTGGATTCATGGCTCAGAAACAGGGTGTTGGTGTTGATGCTGTAGTTGAGTCAG GTCCAGGTTTGGCCTTCATTACTTACCCTCAGGCAACAGCTATGATGCCTTTACCACAGTTCTGGACTGTCTGCTTCTTCCTCATGCTTATTCTCCTAACTGTTGACACAAAT TTTGTGTCAGTAGAATGTCTTGTCACCTCAGTAAGTGACTTGTTTCCGAAGCTGTTTCATAAACCTGGAAGACGTGAGATCTTTGTTCTCCTCATCTGTTTGTTCTTCTATCTCACACATTTGACCCTGGTTACTGAG ggaGGAATTTACATCTTCCAGCTTATTGATTATTATGGTTGTACCAGAGCTTGTCATTATTTCATGGCTCTAAATGAATGTCTGGCTCTGGCCTGGGGTTTTG GTGCTGACCGTATTATTAACATCATCGAGGACATGACAGGACAGAGACCATCTATTTTCTTCAAACTGTGCTGGAAATACATCATTCCTCTGTTGTCACTG ATTTCCTTCATCCTGTATCTAGTTAATTACACACACCTGAAGATTAACAACTGGTACATTTACCCCGACTGGGCGTATGCACTGGGATGGACCATGACACTCTCGTCTCTTACGATGGTTCCACTGTgggcagctggacagatgtGTTTGACATCGGGCACATTCAGACAG CGTTTGTCCATTCTTTGTCGTCCTGCTGAAGACCTAGTCAGGTAG
- the LOC113134546 gene encoding sodium- and chloride-dependent betaine transporter-like isoform X2 → MNRERRQTEHQSRAGDRGQWASKTEYILVVAGNVVGLGNVWRFPYLCYKYGGGAFLVPYGLLVVVCGIPLFLLETSSGQYTQEGFITCWRKLCPLAQGIGCGHLVIKLYGFSYIIVEVWALFSLMFSFRSQLPWASCDNTWNTANCVGLQMLNSSSPNVTANQTMLTNTTSAAVEFWERRLLGMSGGIEELGSVRWELALCLLVCWMFCYFSIWKGVRSSGKVAYFTATFPYVLLLILLIRGLTLPGASEGIYFYLYPDLNSLANLEVWIEAGSQICFSYSVAVGTLGVLGSYNRYNNNCYKDCFWLCLLNSGTSFVAGFVVFSVLGFMAQKQGVGVDAVVESGPGLAFITYPQATAMMPLPQFWTVCFFLMLILLTVDTNFVSVECLVTSVSDLFPKLFHKPGRREIFVLLICLFFYLTHLTLVTEGGIYIFQLIDYYGCTRACHYFMALNECLALAWGFGADRIINIIEDMTGQRPSIFFKLCWKYIIPLLSLLITHT, encoded by the exons atgaacagagaaagaagacaaacaGAACATCAGAGCAGGGCTGGAGACAGAGGACAGTGGGCCAGCAAAACTGAATATATTCTGGTTGTTGCAGGAAATGTGGTCGGCCTGGGCAATGTGTGGAGATTTCCTTATCTCTGCTACAAGTATGGTGGAG GTGCCTTTCTGGTGCCATATGGTCTGTTGGTTGTGGTGTGTGGGATACCTCTGTTCCTGCTGGAGACTTCAAGTGGTCAGTACACCCAGGAAGGATTCATCACCTGTTGGAGGAAACTCTGTCCACTGGCCCAAG GAATCGGATGTGGACATTTGGTGATCAAACTATATGGGTTCAGCTACATAATAGTCGAAGTCTGGGCTCTCTTTTCCCTGATGTTCTCATTCAGATCCCAGCTCCCCTGGGCCAGCTGTGACAACACGTGGAACACAG CTAACTGTGTTGGTCTTCAGATGTTGAACTCATCTTCACCAAATGTGACAGCAAATCAGACCATGTTGACCAacaccacctctgctgctgttgagtTCTGGGA GCGGAGGCTGTTAGGCATGTCTGGAGGCATTGAGGAGCTGGGCAGTGTGAGATGGGAGCTGGCCTTGTGTCTTCTGGTCTGCTGGATGTTCTGCTACTTCAGCATCTGGAAAGGTGTCAGATCCTCTGGAAAG gtAGCATACTTCACAGCCACTTTCCCCTATGTGCTGCTCCTGATACTGCTCATCAGGGGTCTGACTTTACCTGGAGCATCAGAAGGGATCTATTTCTACCTGTATCCAGACCTTAACAGCCTGGCTAACCTGGag GTCTGGATAGAGGCAGGATCTCAAATTTGCTTCTCCTACAGTGTGGCTGTAGGAACTCTGGGTGTGTTGGGCAGCTATAATAGATACAACAACAACTGTTACAA GGACTGCTTTTGGCTCTGTCTGCTGAACAGTGGGACCAGTTTTGTTGCTGGATTTGTCGTCTTCTCTGTACTTGGATTCATGGCTCAGAAACAGGGTGTTGGTGTTGATGCTGTAGTTGAGTCAG GTCCAGGTTTGGCCTTCATTACTTACCCTCAGGCAACAGCTATGATGCCTTTACCACAGTTCTGGACTGTCTGCTTCTTCCTCATGCTTATTCTCCTAACTGTTGACACAAAT TTTGTGTCAGTAGAATGTCTTGTCACCTCAGTAAGTGACTTGTTTCCGAAGCTGTTTCATAAACCTGGAAGACGTGAGATCTTTGTTCTCCTCATCTGTTTGTTCTTCTATCTCACACATTTGACCCTGGTTACTGAG ggaGGAATTTACATCTTCCAGCTTATTGATTATTATGGTTGTACCAGAGCTTGTCATTATTTCATGGCTCTAAATGAATGTCTGGCTCTGGCCTGGGGTTTTG GTGCTGACCGTATTATTAACATCATCGAGGACATGACAGGACAGAGACCATCTATTTTCTTCAAACTGTGCTGGAAATACATCATTCCTCTGTTGTCACTG TTAATTACACACACCTGA